From Acinetobacter lwoffii, a single genomic window includes:
- a CDS encoding MFS transporter: MRNIYILLFSLYWAQGLPVGFMTHALPVILRAEGVSLAHIGGFGLLMLPWSIKIFWAPLVDRHGSSAKGHYRSWIIPLQWLSVAVLIGLSFLPIQALNQPLYLALFFITLLLMNGIGATQDIATDALAVNILDHEQQHWGNTFQVIGSRLGFIVGGGAILWLLDLLQWQSTFLLLAALVFLNTLPILFFRESQHSKIITPADKGPALSNIKTYFQYFWSDLSLARWLLVLLSFKIADGLSGPLLKPLMVDLRLSFSQIGLYVTMLGALAALIGAGLAGWCLKYWSRSSSLIVFSILKILSLMAYAWLAAQYEAQNKVQNWMIYLINAAEDMISTMLLVVMLTLVMQYSRKHLAGTDFTFQVALMATVSGGLYSLSGILGDTLGYQNYLNLIVIVAIMCLIPIFRWMKVAKKV, translated from the coding sequence ATGCGGAATATCTATATCTTACTGTTTTCGCTGTATTGGGCACAGGGGCTTCCGGTCGGGTTTATGACGCATGCCTTGCCAGTCATTCTGCGAGCTGAAGGGGTATCGCTGGCGCATATCGGGGGCTTTGGTCTGTTAATGCTGCCTTGGTCGATTAAAATATTCTGGGCACCTTTAGTTGATCGGCATGGATCGAGCGCCAAAGGTCATTACCGTAGCTGGATTATTCCCTTGCAATGGCTGTCAGTTGCTGTATTGATTGGGCTCTCATTTCTACCGATTCAGGCCTTGAATCAGCCGCTGTATTTAGCACTGTTTTTTATCACGCTTTTGCTGATGAATGGTATTGGGGCCACGCAGGATATTGCCACCGATGCATTAGCGGTGAACATTCTGGATCATGAGCAACAGCATTGGGGCAATACCTTTCAGGTCATCGGTTCACGACTGGGATTCATTGTCGGAGGCGGGGCCATATTATGGCTGCTGGATCTGCTGCAATGGCAAAGTACCTTTCTGTTGCTGGCGGCTCTGGTCTTTCTTAATACTTTACCCATTTTATTTTTTAGAGAATCTCAGCATTCAAAAATTATCACGCCAGCTGATAAAGGACCTGCACTCAGCAATATAAAAACCTATTTTCAATACTTCTGGTCAGATTTAAGCTTGGCGAGGTGGCTTCTGGTTTTACTGAGCTTTAAAATCGCCGATGGTTTATCCGGGCCTTTATTAAAACCTTTAATGGTGGATCTCAGGCTGAGCTTTAGCCAGATTGGCCTTTATGTCACCATGCTGGGAGCCTTGGCTGCCTTGATTGGAGCAGGACTGGCGGGCTGGTGTCTGAAGTACTGGTCTCGCAGCTCGAGTTTGATCGTTTTCTCAATTCTAAAAATATTAAGCTTAATGGCCTATGCCTGGCTGGCTGCGCAGTACGAAGCTCAAAACAAAGTACAAAACTGGATGATATATCTGATCAATGCGGCCGAAGACATGATTTCTACCATGCTCTTGGTGGTCATGTTGACCTTGGTCATGCAATACAGTCGCAAGCATCTGGCAGGGACAGATTTCACCTTCCAGGTGGCGCTGATGGCCACGGTGAGTGGGGGACTTTATAGCCTGAGTGGCATTTTGGGAGATACTTTAGGCTATCAAAATTATCTGAATCTGATCGTGATCGTAGCAATTATGTGTTTAATTCCAATTTTCCGATGGATGAAAGTTGCAAAAAAAGTATAA
- a CDS encoding porin — protein MKTKLATAIAFSLLAGTTFAAPTFYGEIDASVDYLPEDNANGNRDVVEVNSNNSFLGLKGDEKLTDRLSALYQAEFTFYTDDGENVSATDDDAFVPRNIFVGIKDAKLGTLKVGKIDTPVKQLSSVVDTFNNYIDNKADMAGIFTGENRVDNVVVYESPAFAVAGGKLNANLLLATGEADGIDKSKGGVKVAGRGLGDAFSTSLIYDNKKVVAGLGYDKAIPSNFAGRGFVNASTPEVTGGVAGSAFAAANTIRAIGRVNLDSGLALKALYQTSEVEDVAGNDAAAAFIDDQQAWLIGAEYNLSTAKAWTVKGQYSQSTTEFTTAKADYEAQQILVGADYAFSKQVKAYGYAGYLMLEQGSNETDQPVVGTGVEYKF, from the coding sequence ATGAAAACTAAGTTAGCAACAGCAATTGCATTCAGCCTTTTGGCAGGGACAACTTTTGCAGCACCAACTTTCTATGGTGAGATTGATGCGTCAGTAGATTACTTACCTGAAGATAATGCCAATGGTAATCGTGATGTTGTGGAAGTAAACAGCAACAATTCATTTCTTGGTTTAAAAGGCGATGAAAAACTGACTGACCGTTTAAGCGCACTTTATCAAGCTGAATTCACTTTCTATACAGATGATGGTGAAAATGTATCTGCGACGGATGATGACGCATTTGTTCCAAGAAATATTTTTGTAGGTATTAAAGATGCAAAACTTGGTACATTAAAAGTGGGTAAAATTGATACTCCTGTAAAACAGCTATCTTCAGTAGTAGATACTTTTAACAACTATATTGATAATAAAGCAGATATGGCAGGTATTTTTACCGGTGAAAATCGTGTTGATAATGTAGTTGTTTATGAGTCACCAGCGTTCGCAGTTGCAGGTGGTAAGTTAAATGCTAATTTATTGCTAGCAACAGGTGAAGCAGATGGTATTGATAAGTCAAAAGGTGGTGTGAAAGTTGCGGGCCGTGGTTTAGGCGATGCTTTCTCTACTTCTCTTATTTATGATAATAAAAAAGTAGTGGCCGGTCTTGGTTATGATAAAGCGATTCCATCTAACTTCGCAGGTCGTGGCTTCGTAAATGCTTCTACTCCAGAAGTAACAGGTGGAGTAGCAGGTAGTGCGTTTGCTGCTGCAAATACGATTCGTGCGATTGGTCGTGTAAATTTGGATAGTGGTTTAGCACTTAAAGCATTATACCAAACATCAGAAGTTGAAGATGTTGCAGGTAATGACGCTGCAGCAGCATTTATTGATGATCAACAAGCTTGGTTAATTGGAGCTGAATACAATCTGTCAACAGCAAAAGCATGGACAGTAAAAGGTCAATATAGTCAAAGTACAACCGAATTTACTACTGCCAAAGCTGATTATGAAGCTCAACAAATTCTAGTTGGTGCAGACTATGCATTCAGCAAGCAGGTGAAAGCATATGGTTATGCGGGCTACCTAATGTTAGAACAAGGTTCAAATGAAACGGATCAGCCAGTTGTAGGTACAGGTGTTGAATACAAATTCTAA
- a CDS encoding HAD family hydrolase codes for MPIQAVLFDLDNTLTHRDLTTQAYSRYLAEYYAPALKQVESDKIIEIVRRIDNGGYPKKELLTHGSIGASAAYALLQELSWLNPPSIDELAQFWFSQFGRCAVEMPAAEQVLTQLKDEGYQLAVVSNGGHDTRLNTIRGLGIENYFDEIISSGLVGFNKPQPEIFQITAERLGVQPAQCLYIGDHPINDVQGATEAGMHALWMQGFHADAEHIRYKIQQLPEIFAHLQLLNRA; via the coding sequence ATGCCTATTCAAGCTGTTTTATTTGACCTCGACAATACCTTGACCCATCGTGATCTGACGACACAAGCCTATAGCCGTTATCTGGCAGAATATTATGCGCCAGCATTGAAACAGGTCGAGTCTGACAAAATTATCGAGATTGTAAGACGCATCGATAATGGCGGTTATCCTAAAAAGGAATTGCTGACGCATGGCAGTATCGGAGCTTCGGCTGCCTATGCATTGTTACAGGAACTAAGCTGGTTAAATCCTCCCAGCATAGATGAACTAGCCCAATTCTGGTTTAGCCAGTTTGGCCGTTGCGCCGTAGAAATGCCGGCAGCAGAGCAAGTATTAACGCAGCTGAAAGATGAGGGTTATCAGCTTGCGGTTGTTTCCAATGGCGGACATGACACCCGTTTAAATACGATTCGGGGCCTAGGCATTGAAAATTATTTTGATGAGATCATCAGTTCGGGGTTGGTGGGTTTTAACAAACCACAGCCGGAAATATTCCAGATCACTGCAGAGCGTCTAGGCGTGCAGCCTGCACAGTGCCTGTATATTGGCGACCATCCCATTAATGATGTACAAGGAGCTACAGAGGCCGGAATGCATGCATTATGGATGCAAGGCTTTCATGCCGATGCCGAACATATCCGATATAAAATTCAGCAACTGCCGGAAATTTTTGCCCATTTGCAGTTATTAAATCGTGCTTAA
- a CDS encoding DUF421 domain-containing protein gives MDWATIFINDTTWEFTAEILLRCALMYTMIILFLRLTGKRGVRQLSIFEVAIILSLGSIAGDPMFTEDIPLIQAVLVMSVIIIMYRLTTWLMMKYQWFEDLLEGKPIYIVEDGVLVVEEIKKGKMSHDEFFAEMRQQGVEHLGQVRTGLLETDGKFSILFFKSDEVRPGLPLFPKTCSIVQQVKAGQLYACIYCGQVQTLSHADQQCPRCDSSQWAETIDCLRIT, from the coding sequence ATGGACTGGGCGACCATATTTATAAATGACACCACCTGGGAGTTTACCGCAGAAATTTTGCTGCGTTGTGCCCTGATGTACACGATGATTATCCTGTTTCTGCGCCTGACCGGAAAACGCGGGGTACGTCAGCTTTCCATCTTCGAAGTCGCTATCATTTTGAGCTTGGGTTCGATTGCCGGCGACCCGATGTTTACTGAAGATATTCCCCTGATTCAGGCAGTTCTGGTGATGTCGGTGATTATTATCATGTACCGCCTGACCACCTGGCTCATGATGAAATATCAGTGGTTTGAAGACCTACTGGAAGGTAAACCGATTTATATCGTAGAAGATGGCGTGCTGGTCGTTGAAGAAATTAAAAAAGGTAAGATGTCACATGATGAATTCTTTGCCGAAATGCGCCAGCAAGGCGTAGAGCATCTGGGTCAGGTACGCACCGGTTTACTGGAAACTGACGGTAAGTTCAGTATCCTGTTCTTCAAATCGGATGAGGTTCGGCCTGGGCTGCCACTTTTCCCTAAAACCTGCTCTATAGTCCAACAGGTCAAGGCCGGGCAATTATATGCTTGCATTTACTGTGGACAGGTACAAACCCTTTCACATGCCGACCAGCAATGTCCGCGCTGTGATTCTTCGCAATGGGCCGAAACGATTGACTGTTTAAGAATTACTTAA
- a CDS encoding carbonic anhydrase: MGLSTAVWADADWDYTQPEQWSTLSQKYSACNGLNQSPINIERTVKAELEPLKFSYNTMIHAIENKGHTVQVDFAQGGELQLDGDTFVLKQFHLHSPSENLIKGKSYPLEIHFVHANAKGELAVVGMMFEQGAESQMLKRMWNRLPKKKVEKVVLKTPQNVNQMLPKNLDYYRFSGSLTTPPCSEGVRWLILKDIQQASAKQISEFAKLMGHPNNRPVQSLNGRVVLE, from the coding sequence ATGGGTTTAAGTACAGCGGTCTGGGCAGATGCGGATTGGGATTATACTCAGCCTGAGCAATGGTCGACTTTGAGCCAGAAATATTCGGCCTGTAATGGTCTGAACCAGTCACCGATCAATATTGAGCGAACAGTGAAAGCAGAACTGGAACCGCTCAAGTTCAGCTATAACACCATGATTCATGCGATCGAAAATAAAGGTCATACCGTTCAGGTGGATTTTGCGCAAGGTGGTGAATTGCAGCTGGATGGCGATACCTTTGTACTGAAGCAGTTTCATTTGCATAGTCCGAGTGAAAACCTGATTAAAGGCAAAAGCTATCCACTGGAAATCCATTTTGTCCATGCCAATGCCAAAGGTGAGCTGGCTGTCGTGGGGATGATGTTCGAGCAGGGTGCAGAAAGCCAGATGCTCAAACGCATGTGGAACCGTTTGCCAAAAAAGAAGGTTGAGAAAGTGGTTTTGAAAACGCCACAAAATGTGAATCAGATGTTGCCTAAGAATCTGGATTATTATCGCTTTAGCGGCTCGCTGACCACACCACCGTGTTCGGAAGGGGTACGCTGGCTGATCCTGAAAGATATTCAACAGGCTTCTGCCAAGCAGATTTCGGAATTTGCCAAACTGATGGGCCATCCAAATAACCGACCGGTGCAGTCCCTGAATGGTCGTGTAGTGCTGGAATAA